The window TTTTGTCAGAGCACTGAGGTCTTGCTGGCTTGAATGGGCAGGAGCCCACTGGAGGTCCTCTGATGCAGTTTATCCTGTAAGATGCTGGTGcagcacacagtactgcacagagcagatgaggtgcagcagagaagaaatttggagaagaggaagacatCCATGTTAGATGTTAGCAGGCAGCTTGTCTGGCccctttcctgcttgctttgtgccataagagaaggagctgcagaaggtgaACTTGTTTGCCAGCATTAACACGGACATGCATCCTCAGTGCATGTCTTTGCTTCTAGAATGTACGTGAGAGGTTTCATGCGTGTTGTCAAGAGCCCTTAGCAGATGTTGCAGCCTCTTCCACGGCCATAGCAGCCCAGGCCTCCGAAGCCGTAGCCAAAGCCCCCAGAGGAGACGGGcactccctgggcacccaggaCGTTGCCCACGGCAGCGGATGAGGAGGATCCGACGGCGGtgctctgggggaaggagctgaggatgggtcctGGCAGGGTGACCAGCACGGTGGAAGGCTGGATGACGACGCGGGAGTCCtcacactgcctgacacagggctcgttgcagctgttggccagcgggGTGGGTCCGCAGGGGCGGCAGAGGTCGTAGCAGgccatgtgtgtggtgtggaggggccctggcacaggacaggacaggacaggagaggagagagggtgaTGGGAGAGCGGAGGGCGTGGGGGTGCGAGGGGCGGTGGTGCAGGAGGGcgaggcagtggggaggctgttgtggggctgtggtgctggggaggcgtgaggggtgctgaggctggggcagagcgtgctggaagagctggggcagggggtgaggagcagagggcaaggggcTTGAGG of the Melopsittacus undulatus isolate bMelUnd1 chromosome 1, bMelUnd1.mat.Z, whole genome shotgun sequence genome contains:
- the LOC101868441 gene encoding feather keratin 1-like, with the translated sequence MACYDLCRPCGPTPLANSCNEPCVRQCEDSRVVIQPSTVLVTLPGPILSSFPQSTAVGSSSSAAVGNVLGAQGVPVSSGGFGYGFGGLGCYGRGRGCNIC